A region of the Chryseobacterium cucumeris genome:
GTCAAATGCAACTTCTGTAACCGATTCTCCCTGTTGAAGTTTTTTAAATGCTGTATTGAGTTTTGACATTCTCTGGAAAGCATGAAACGTAATCCCATGGTGTTTCAGAAACCATCTGCGGACTGTTGCGGGTTCCAATCCTCTTTTTACAAGATCATAATCTTTAAGCTTTAATGTGGGGTCGTCGGCAATTTCTTTCAATAAATTTTTGATATACGGAGGTGTGGCGTTGAGATTTTCCAAAGGTCTGCACACTTTACACGGGCGATATCCTTTGAGCATTGCATCTTTGGTATTGGAAAAAAACTCTACATTTTCAAATTTCGGTTTCCGTGCAGTACAGGTCGGTCTGCAGAATATTCCTGTGGTTTTTACACCCATCCAGAATATCCCTTCAAATGAAACATCTTTGATATAAGATGCCTCGTACATTATTTTTTCTGTAAGTTCCATCATGAGATAAAAAGAGGTGAAAAACTTCTTACGTTTGTAATTTCCTGACTTGCTTTTTCGAGCTCTCGGTAGATATGTCTGTACATAAAAGCACCTGAAGTAACTCTTTTTACCCCTAATGCTTTAAGCGTATCAAAATCGGGTAAATCAGGAAGAGCCATAACATTCACGGGAAGAAAAGTAGCTTCTGTAATAGTTCTGATCTCCTTTTCAGCTGTCATGCCCGGAATGAAAACGCCATCGGCTTTAAGTTCTTCAAACAGTTTGATTCTCTCTAAAGTTTCTTCCAGCGCATTTTCAATATTCAGTAAAAAAGGATCTGTGCGTACATTGATAAATACCTTATCTCTGTTTTCTCCTAATTTGATAAAAATATCTTTTAATTTTTCATAGAAAACATCTCTGTTTATGAGTTCTCGTATTCCGTCAATAACGTTGGTATCTTCAATATTAATCCCCGATATTCCAATTTCTATAAGTTTCATGATATTTGAAACTACCGTATCATTTTCAATACCATATCCGGATTCCAGATCTACCGACAAAGGAATTGAAACGGAAGCTCTGATTCTCTTGATGATATAAAAATATTCTTCAAAGGTCATCTCTTCTCCATCTTCATATCCTAAACTCAGTGCGACTGCCGAACTTGAGGTTGCCAATGCTTTATAGCCCAGCTTTTCGTATACCTTTGCGCTTTCTACATTCCATACATTACCCAAAAGTAACGGTTCTTCACCATGATGTAACTGTTTAAAACTGATCATAATTTTTTTATTCAAAAGTAGAAAGATTACTACCTGTTCTACAACCGAAAAATGAACACCTATTTTTTATAATTCTCCGAATGTAAATTTTGGTTTAAAATAAGATGGCCTTTTCAAGCTCCAGCAGTTTTTGTTTTCTCCAGATTCCTCCTGCATAGCCTACCAATTCACCGTTTGAGCCTATCACACGATGACAGGGAATCAAAATCGCAATTTTATTGATTCCATTGGCTGTTCCTACGGCACGTATCGCCTTGGGGTTTCCCAGTATTTCTGACTGCTGCTTGTAGGTTCTTATCTCTCCCATCGGAATTTCACGCAGCAGCTGCCAGACCTTCTCCTGAAACTCTGTTCCGGTAGTAAACAACGGAACTTCAAAACGGGTTCTTCTTCCCTCAAAATATTCTTTCAGTTCCTTCTCCAGCTGTACAAAATGAAAATGTTCTCTTTCTACAATATCAGCTTTTAAAACTTTTGACAGTGCCTTCAGCTGTTTTTCGATATTCTTCCGGTCTGTAAATTCAAGCAGACAGATTCCCTGATCCACGGCACAGGCAATCATTTCACCCAAAGGGGTTGATATATTTTTTTGGTGTATCATTTCCATTCGTTTAAAAGTAAGCATTTTTGGAAATCATACTTGTTTTTAATCCGTTAAAATTCTTTTTATCTGTTCAACATGCCTTTGATTGTGGTAAATAACAAACCGGAAAGTATCTCCCAACTTCAATTTGATCAGCTTTGAGATACTGATATTTGTTTTTGTCTTTTCCAGATCAACGTTTTGTGCTTCTTCCAATAACTCAAGCATTTTTGTCTGCTGTTTTATGAATGTATCCACTACACCTTTATCCAGATTACTGTGGATAGGATTCATGGCTTTAAGCGTTTTCATTGTATTCAATTTTTCTTTGGGAAGCATGCTTTTAGCAAAATAGTTCCCGAGAATTCCGGGCTTAAAAAATGTTGATGAGGACTTTCCGGCAGAAGAAATAGCACGGCTTATTTCAGGAATATAGAAATCACCATAGCGGTTGAGATGTTCCAGGCATTCCAATATACTCCAGCTGTCTGCGGAAGTTCTGAAATTCAGATCATGTTCAGTCTTTGAAGACAACATTTCAGCAAACTGTAAATGCTGCTTTGTTCTGTTTTTTAACTCATCCAGTAATTCTGAGGTTGAAATTTTCATTACGTTTTTTATGCAAATATGCTGATCTGGTTGTTCTTAAATCTTGACTGAACTCAAGATTTTTTCAGTCTGGACAAGGTTTCCGGTGACATTCTCAGATAATTGGCGATATATTTATTGGGAACTTCCTGAAACAGCTTCGGACTTCGTTTTAAAACTCTTTCAAAGCGTTCTCCGGGAGCATTGATCAGCAGATCTTTTTCTCTTTCAAGCTGCTGTAATACGAGATCTTCAAGGACATTCATCCAGAATTTCATATGTTCTTCGTCCGATTGTACGAACGCATAGAAATCCTGTTTTGAAGCTATTCTTACCGTTGTTTTCTTAATCGCCTGAATATAAAGATCCGAAGGCTTTCCCGATAAAAAAGAATCCAGGCTGACAATAATATTTCCTGTGTATCCGAAACGAATGATCCTTTCTTCATTTTCATCCATCATATAAATCCGGACACTTCCATTTTCTATACAATAAATAGAGGTATCTGTACTGCCTGAAATCTTCAGGAACTCATTTCGTCTGAATGCTTTCTTTTCCCAATGGATTCCACTTTGAAGCAATTTTTCAACCATTTCATTTTATTATTTGCTTTTCCAAAGATAATAGGTAATTTTAAAGTTTTAAAACACTAATCACTGATAATGCTCAAAAGAACAGTACTTTTCATACTGCTTTCTGCCGGATTGTATGGTATGAAAGCACAGCAGACCATCCCCTTCCGGATCACAAAACACAATAATATCATTGTAAAGACCCTTGTCAACAAAAAAGATTCGCTCAATCTCATGTTCCAGATTGCCATGAAAGATTATGCAATTTCTCCTGATGGCAAACAGAAAGCAGCACATATTATTTTCAAT
Encoded here:
- a CDS encoding isocitrate lyase/phosphoenolpyruvate mutase family protein, translated to MISFKQLHHGEEPLLLGNVWNVESAKVYEKLGYKALATSSSAVALSLGYEDGEEMTFEEYFYIIKRIRASVSIPLSVDLESGYGIENDTVVSNIMKLIEIGISGINIEDTNVIDGIRELINRDVFYEKLKDIFIKLGENRDKVFINVRTDPFLLNIENALEETLERIKLFEELKADGVFIPGMTAEKEIRTITEATFLPVNVMALPDLPDFDTLKALGVKRVTSGAFMYRHIYRELEKASQEITNVRSFSPLFIS
- a CDS encoding methylated-DNA--[protein]-cysteine S-methyltransferase, which codes for MIHQKNISTPLGEMIACAVDQGICLLEFTDRKNIEKQLKALSKVLKADIVEREHFHFVQLEKELKEYFEGRRTRFEVPLFTTGTEFQEKVWQLLREIPMGEIRTYKQQSEILGNPKAIRAVGTANGINKIAILIPCHRVIGSNGELVGYAGGIWRKQKLLELEKAILF
- a CDS encoding DinB family protein, producing the protein MKISTSELLDELKNRTKQHLQFAEMLSSKTEHDLNFRTSADSWSILECLEHLNRYGDFYIPEISRAISSAGKSSSTFFKPGILGNYFAKSMLPKEKLNTMKTLKAMNPIHSNLDKGVVDTFIKQQTKMLELLEEAQNVDLEKTKTNISISKLIKLKLGDTFRFVIYHNQRHVEQIKRILTD
- a CDS encoding Crp/Fnr family transcriptional regulator, with translation MVEKLLQSGIHWEKKAFRRNEFLKISGSTDTSIYCIENGSVRIYMMDENEERIIRFGYTGNIIVSLDSFLSGKPSDLYIQAIKKTTVRIASKQDFYAFVQSDEEHMKFWMNVLEDLVLQQLEREKDLLINAPGERFERVLKRSPKLFQEVPNKYIANYLRMSPETLSRLKKS